DNA sequence from the Nerophis lumbriciformis linkage group LG10, RoL_Nlum_v2.1, whole genome shotgun sequence genome:
caagccattccaccttcaacacatttcaccattctggaaacgtAAAACTTcaaattttccaagttcaaaaaaattccaggattttccagaattcctgttttttccaaagccttatttccacccttttttctggcgactactcctcccacatttttcaacccactttcaaccgttccaccgtcaaaacatttcttttaatcaggacaaaaaacgaaattgtttttttaaactgtaaaaattcctggtttctccgaaattccaggaattccgggacattttttcccattcaaaatgcattgcccatttttcaaacatccactagttttttcatcctattcaagccattccaccttcaacacatttcaccattctggaaacgtAAAACTTcaaattttccaagttcaaaaaaattccaggattttacagagttcctggtttttccaaagctctatttccacccttttttctggcgactactcctacaTTTTTTAAGTCACTTCAacagttctaccgtcaaaacattcctcttaatcaggacaaaaaaaacaaaattgtttttgaactgtaaaaattcctggtttccccggaattccagaaattccgggacattttttcccattcaaaatgaattggccatttttcaaacttccaccagtttttcatcttattcaaaccattccaccttcaaaacatttcacCATCCCAGAAAATGTAAACTTttgtttttccaagttcaaaaaaattccaggattttccagaattcctgttttttccaaagccttatttccacccttttttctggcgactactcctcccacatttttagaAAGCCACTTAAACCGTTtcacagtcaaaacattcctcttaatcaggacaaaaaacgaaattgttttttgaactgcaaaaattcctggtttccccgaaattccaagGAATCCCggggcattttttcccattcaaaatgaattggccatttttcaaacttccaccagttTTAcatcctattcaaaccattccaccttcaacacatttcaccattctggaaatgtaaAACTTcaaattttccaagttcaaaaaaattccaggattttccagaattcctggtttttccaaagccctatttccacccttttttctggcgactactcctcccacatttttaaactcactttcaaccgttccaccgtcacaacattcctcttaatcaggacaaaaaaactaaattgttttttgaactgtaaaaattcctggtttccccgaaattccaggaattccaggacattttttcccattcaaaatgaattggccatttttcaaacttccaccagttTTTCAtcctattgaaaccattccaccttcaacacatttcaccatcccagAAAATGTAAATttctatttttccaagttcaaagaaattccaggattttccagtatTTCCTGGatattccaaagccctatttccacccttttttctggcgactactcctcccacatttttcaacccgctttcaaccgttccaccgtcacaacattcctcttaatcaggacaaaaaactatttttttttaactgtaaaagttcctggtttccccgaaattccaggaattccgggacattttttcccattcaaaatgaattggcaatttttcaaacttccaccagttTTTCAtcctattgaaaccattccaccttcaacacatttcaccatcccagaaaatgtaaacttgtcattttccaagttcaaaaaaattccaggattttccagaatttcctggttattccaaaaccctatttccacccttttttctggccactactcctaccacatttttcaacccactttcaaccgttccgccgtcacaacattcctcttaatcaggacgaaAAAACgatattgtttttttaactgtaaaaattcctggtttctCCGAAATGCCAGgaattccgggacattttttcccattcaaaatgaattggccatttttcaaacttccactagttttttcatcctattcaagccattccacctccaacacatttcaccattctggaaatgtaaAACTTcaaattttccaagttcaaaaaaattccaggattttccagaattcctggtttttccaaagccctatttccacccttttatctggcgactactcctacaTTTGTCAAGCCACTTCAacagtttcaccgtcaaaacattcctcttaatcaggacaaaaaaactaaattgttttttgaactgtaaaaattcctggtttccccgaaattccaggaattccgggacattttttcccattcaaaatgaattggccatttttcaaacttccaccagttttccaacctattcaaaccattctaccttcaacacatttcaccatcccagaaaatgttgtttttccaagttcaaaaaaattccaggattttccagcatTTCCTGGTTattccagagccctatttccacccttttttctggcgactactccttccgcatttttcaacccactttcaaccgttccgccgtcaaaacatttcttttaatcaggacaaaaaaaacgaaattgttttttgaactgtaaaaattcctggtttctccgaaattccaggaattccgggacattttttcccattaaaaatgaattgaccatttttcaaacttccactagttttttcatcctattcaagccattccaccttcaacacatttcaccattctggaaatgtaaAACTTcaaattttccaagttaaaaataattccaggattttccagaatttcctggttattccaaagccctatttccacccttttttctggcgactactcctcccacatttttcaacccactttcaaccgttccaccgtcaaaacatttcttttaatcaggacaaaaaacaaaattgttttttgaattgtaaaaattcctggtttctccgaaattccaggaattccgggacattttttcccattcaaaatgaattggccatttttcaaacttccactagttttttcatcctattcaagccattccaccttcaacacatttcaccattctggaaatgtaaAACTTCAAATTttccaggttaaaaaaaattccaggattttccagaattcctggttattccaaagccctatttccacccttttttctggcgactactcctcccacatttttcaactcactttcaaccgttccaccgtcacaacattctgtcacacctgggtgaagtcttgtctgggtttcgtctggtttcatgttgtcttgtcatttcctgttttattttgaaaggttaactctccctctcatttcaggtcacttgcccttcctcccgtttcactggtctgatgtctctcctgattgcctgattgtgcccacctgtgtcaccctccctcatgtgtataaatgtctcttcctcctcttgtcttgtgccagagtatatcgtctcgtcACGTACCTCCAGCCTTTGTCCACAGCATCAAACCAAGTTGTTAAGTATTGCCTCgccttatttattgatttctttgtttcctctgagagagtgattttcgtttgctaaagtttttcgatcaagttttttgtgtgttatttcatagtgccttgccttccttttttcctcctcttggagcgctttagTTTGTAGTTATATCAGCTCTTTGTAGCGTACTTTCTGTTTATAGTTTCTAGTCTCCTCTGCatgatttttttacctttttgtagctaatcatagatttttttgttattagataCGTGTGTAATTTTGCTGTTGCTTTTTTCCTCCCTATGGAGTGACTTTCTGTTTATGGCCTTATGCCTATATGTCTTTTGTTTCTCTAATGTATCAAAGCTAGGTTCTGTAGCCGCTTTGTTTTAATCACTCTGTTCAAAGagatttcaaagaaaactgtttaaataaagcctgtgtcaattgttccccttctgcacctgagtcctcattctCGCCAAGTCTTAACATTATACTCTGGCCAGTATGGACTCAGCAGAGGCTAAACAACTGACGGAAATCCTGCGCGCCCAGGAATCACGGCTCGCCCAACAGGAGGATTTTCAGACGGCGATGGCAGCGAACATGGGTCACCTTTCCTCCCAGCTGCAAGGACTACTCGGGCAGTTTACTCGACCAGAACCGGCGTCTCCGCCCCCCACGCCAACCGCCGCTCCCACTCTGTCGTCACCCCCTACCGGAGCTGGATGCAAGCTGGCTCCTCCGGCGCCATACGCTGGCGTCCCCGGTTTGTGCAAAACCTTTTTGATTGACTGTGCTATTCACTATGAACTGATGCCCCATGCATTTCCCACTGACCGCTCTAAGATTGCTTTCATGATTTCCCATCTTACGGATAGAGCCAAGGCGTGGGCTTCTGCCGAATGGGGGCGGAACTCGTCACTCTGCCACTCATTTACAGACTTTCAAGCTGCTCTAACAAGAACTTTTGACCCGGTGTCCTCCAGCAGAGAAAAGGCACAAGAGCTAAGCAGCTTAAAGCAGGGCAGCGGTTCCGTGTGCGACTACGCCATCCGCTTCCGCACGCTGGCAGCTGAAAGTGGGTGGGACGACATGGCGCTCTATGATGTTTTCCTTAAGGGGCTTGGAGCTTCCATACAGGACCTCTTCATTCCCCTGGACCTGCCCAATAACCTAGATGCCCTCATCGCGCTCGCTATCAGGACGGACAACCGACTAGCCCAGCTCAAACGACAGCGAGGTGGAGGATCGGAAGCTGCAGTGAGAACTACCCGTCCTTTTGCACCTAGCTGGTCAACAACTCGGCGTCCACCTCCGGAGCTACTTCCTCACCTACATACAAATCGGGAGGAGGAACCCATGCAGCTGGGAAGAGCCCGACTGACCCCAGAAGAACGACGCAAGCGGCTGATGGAGGGAAGATGTTTTTACTGTGGAGAGGGCGGCCATCTTGTCGTTTCGTGTCCAACCAAGGGATCCCAGGCGGTGAGTCACGTTCCGGCTGTTCCTCAGATGCCCCGTATTCTTACCAAGATCACGATAACCCATCACACGACCACAATTCTAGAGGCGCTAATAGACTCTGGGGCAGATGAGAGTCTGATGGACTGGGGTTTAGCTAGGAGACTAGGACTCAAGTCAGAACCACTAGCTAAACCCATTAGGGCCAGGTCTCTAAATGGTAAGGAGCTTTTCACCATCACACACATCAGTGAACCTTTCCAAATGAACATAGACGGTCATCAGGAACAAATTTGTCCATACCTGATTATTTCACCCTCTCATTCGCTAATCTTGGGGTATCCGTGGCTGTACCAGCATAACCCTCGTGTTGACTGGAGAACGGGGAAGATCAGTGTATGGGGAAGGGAATGTACCCAGAAATGTAGTTTTTCTACTGTCCAAAAGAAAAATGTCAAGGAAATTAATCTTTTTTCTGCCAATCCTGCCACAGACTCAGAATTTCCGGACCTGAATTCTGTTCCCTCCTGTTATCACCACCTACGACAAGTCTTCAGCAAGACTAAGGCTCTGTCACTTCCACCCCACCGTTCCTACGACTGTGCCATTGATTTACTGCCCGGGGCCACTATTCCCAAGGGTCGCCTGTACTCTGTCTCTGGTCCAGAAAAGGCAGCCATGACTGATTACATCTCTGCATCACTGAAAGCTGGCTTGATCCGCCCGTCGTCATCGCCAGCAGGAGCAGGGTTCTTCTTTGTGAAAAAGAAAGACGGGTCATTAAGACCATGCATTGATTACAGCCCACTCAATGACATTACCATCAAGAACCGTTACCCTCTCCCCCTCATGTCTTCTGTCTTCGACCAACTCCAACAGGCCAAAATATTCACCAAACTGGATCTACGCAACGCTTACCATCTGGTCCGAATTAGAGAGGGAGACGAGTGGAAGACTGGATTCAACACACCCAGCGGCCACTATGAATACAGGGTCATGCCCTTCGGACTCACCAATGCTCCCGCCGTGTTCCAAGCAATGATCAATGATGTTCTAAGAGACTTCCTGGACCATTTTGTGTACGTCTACCTTGACGATATATTGATTTATTCTCCTGACAGTGATACTCACCAAGTCCACGTAACTCAGGTTTTAAAGAGACTCTTGGACAATGACTTGTATGTTAAAGCTGAAAAGAGTGTTTTTCATGCCGACACTGTCTCCTTCCTGGGCTTCATTGTAGCTCCTGGAAGAGTGCAGATGGATCCGGCTAAAGTTAGCGCTGTGGCCGATTGGCCTACACCTGACAACCGCAAGAAGGTTCAGCAATTCTTGGGTTTTGCTAACTTTTACAGGCGGTTTGTCAGAAGCTTCAGCGCAATAGCTGCTCCTCTCCATGCTCTTACCTCTCCCCAGGTGCGGTTCCACTGGTCTCCAGAGGCAGAGAGGGCCTTCCAGACACTCAAACACCGTTTCACCTCAGCGCCCATTCTCACCATTCCggacccgcagcgccagttcgtcGTGGAAGTGGACGCTTCTAATGAAGGAGTAGGAGCGGTCCTGTCTCAACGTTCCCAACAGGATAGCAAGATGCATCCCTGTGCCTTTCTGTCGCGGCGGCTGTCCAAAGCTGAAAGAAACTATGATGTTGGCAATCGTGAGTTGCTGGCGGTGAAGCTCGCCTTGGAGGAATGGAGGCATTGGCTTGAGGGGGCCGAACACCCATTCATCGTCTGGACTGATCACAAGAATCTGGAATACATCAAGAAGGCTAAGAGACTTAActctcgccaggccaggtgggcaCTTTTCTTTAATCGCTTTTCCTTTTCGCTCTCCTACAGGCCGGGGTCCCGCAACATCAAGCCAGACGCCCTGTCACGACTATTCGACCCCGAGCTTGAGGCCAAGCAACCTGAGACCATCCTTCCACTGAACTGTGTGGTAGGAGCGGTAACTTGGCCAATAGAAACTGAGGTAAAGCAAGCTAACGGTGTGGCCCCGCCACCTAGGGGATGTCCTGATAATCGATTGTTTGTCCCCATTGAGCTGCGTCCCCGGGTGATTCATTGGGCCCACACCTCGCTGCTTTCATGTCATCCGGGAGTTAAAAGAACAATGTTTGTGATCTCccggcggttctggtggccagCCATGGAGACGGAGGTCCGGGAGTACGTAGAGGCGTGTTCGGTCTGTGCCAGGAACAAGACATCTTCCAGGTCTCGCATGGGACTTCTCCACCCGCTCCCCATCCCCTCCAGACCATGGTCAGACATCGCGATGGACTTCGTTACAGGGCTCCCGGTCTCACAAGGTAACACCACCGTCCTCACTGTGGTCGACAGATTCTCAAAGATGGTCAGATTCATCGCTTTGCCTAAATTACCATCCGCCAAGGAGATGGCGGAGATTATGATGACTAATGTGTTCAGAGTTCATGGATTCCCCAAAGACATTGTTTCAGACCGGGGGCCCCAATTTGTATCACGGTTCTGGAGGGAGTTCTGCCGACTAATTGGAGCCAAGGCCAGCCTAACATCTGGATATCATCCTGAAGCCAATGGCCAGACCGAACGACTAAACCAGCAGCTGGAAACCGGCCTCCGGTGCTTGGTCTGCCAGAACCCCTCCACATGGAGCAAGCACCTGGTCTGGGTAGAGTATGCGCACAATTCATTGCCTACATCAGCCACCGGCTTCTCTCCCTTTCATTGTGCCTTAGGGTACCAGCCCCCTCTCTTTCCCGAGAATGAGTTGGAAGTGTCGGTCCCCTCCGCCCATGCCATGGTCAAACGTTGTCACCGTATTTGGGCAGCCGCCCGCCAGGTATTGAACAAACAAGGAGATCGGATGAAGCGGGCGGCAGACCGCAAGAGACGGCCTGCGCCCGCCTACCAGCCTGGTCAGAAAGTCTGGCTATCAGCCAAGGACCTACGCCTCAAGGTTCCATCAAAGAAACTGGCACCACGTTTTGTAGGCCCATTCCCAATCAATAAACTCGTCGGACCTGCAGCAGTGCGGCTTCGTCTTCCCCGATCCCTCCGCGTCCATCCCACCTTCCACGTCAGTCAGATCAAACCAGCCAAAGTAAGCACCATGGTCCCAGCCACCACGTCCCCTCCACCACCCGAAATGATCGAAGGCGGACCAGTATACAAGGTTAAACGCTTGTTGGCAGTACGGAACCGGGGCCGGGGCAGACAATTCCTGGTGGATTGGGAAGGATATGGACCCGAAGAGAGACAGTGGGTTCCGTCCCGCCACATTGTCGACCCCACTCTCATCAGGGACTTCTATAGACTCCACCCTGAGGTTCCTGGGCCGTCAGGAGTCGGCCTTAGAGGGGGGGgttctgtcacacctgggtgaagtcttgtctgggtttcgtctggtttcatgttgtcttgtcatttcctgttttattttgaaaggttaactctccctctcatttcaggtcacttgcccttcctcccgtttcactggtctgatgtctctcctgattgcctgattgtgcccacctgtgtcaccctccctcatgtgtataaatgtctcttcctcctcttgtcttgtgccagagtatatcgtctcgtcACGTACCTCCAGCCTTTGTCCACAGCATCAAACCAAGTTGTTAAGTATTGCCTCgccttatttattgatttctttgtttcctctgagagagtgattttcgtttgctaaagtttttcgatcaagttttttgtgtgttatttcatagtgccttgccttccttttttcctcctcttggagcgctttagTTTGTAGTTATATCAGCTCTTTGTAGCGTACTTTCTGTTTATAGTTTCTAGTCTCCTCTGCatgatttttttacctttttgtagctaatcatagatttttttgttattagataCGTGTGTAATTTTGCTGTTGCTTTTTTCCTCCCTATGGAGTGACTTTCTGTTTATGGCCTTATGCCTATATGTCTTTTGTTTCTCTAATGTATCAAAGCTAGGTTCTGTAGCCGCTTTGTTTTAATCACTCTGTTCAAAGagatttcaaagaaaactgtttaaataaagcctgtgtcaattgttccccttctgcacctgagtcctcattctCGCCAAGTCTTaacacattcctcttaatcaggacaaaaaaacgaaattgttttttgaactgtaaaaattcctggtttccccgaaattccaggaattccgggacatttgttcccattcaaaatgaattggccatttttcaaacttccaccagttTTTCAtcctattgaaaccattccatcttcaacacatttcaccatcccagAAAATGTACATttctatttttccaagttcaaagaaattgcaGGATTTTCCAGTATTTCCTGGttattccaaagccctatttccacccttttttctggcgactactcctcccacatttttcaacccgctttc
Encoded proteins:
- the LOC133612091 gene encoding uncharacterized protein, which encodes MEQAPGLGYQPPLFPENELEVSVPSAHAMVKRCHRIWAAARQVLNKQGDRMKRAADRKRRPAPAYQPGQKVWLSAKDLRLKVPSKKLAPRFVGPFPINKLVGPAAVRLRLPRSLRVHPTFHVSQIKPAKVSTMVPATTSPPPPEMIEGGPVYKVKRLLAVRNRGRGRQFLVDWEGYGPEERQWVPSRHIVDPTLIRDFYRLHPEVPGPSGVGLRGGGSVTPG